CCTCTCGGCAGCCCGGGCGCGTGATCGCGTCCGTCTGTCTACGATCCGATCGTGCGGTGGTGATCCTTGAGTGTTCCCTCTTCTGCGGCAGCGCCCCCGGCAGCCGACGCCCTGCTTGCCGACATCGGCGGCACCAATGCCCGCTTCGCGCTTGCCCGCCAGGACAAGCGGACGCCACTGCTGACCGAAAGCATCCGCGAATTCTCTGTCGCCGACTTCCCGTCGCTGTCCGAGGCAGCCCGTCATTACCTCGATACCACTGGCGCCAGCCCCCGGACCGGCGTGTTTGCCGTCGCCGGTCGGGTCGACGGCGACGAAGCCCGCATCACCAACCACCCATGGGTGATTTCGGCCGCGCGCACGCGTGATGCGCTGGGCCTGGAGTCGGTCGAACTGGTCAACGACTTCGCCGCGCAGGCAATGGGCGCCTCCCTGCTCCAGGTGGACGACGTGGTTGCCATCGGCGCCGCCGGCTGGGACGGCCATGACGATGTCGACCGCACCTTCGCCGTCATCGGCGCCGGCACCGGCCTGGGCGTCGGCGGCCTGCTCCGTCGCGACGGCCGCTACTACCCCCTGCAGACCGAAGGTGGCCACGTCAGCTTCGCGCCCAATACCCCGGAAGAAATCGAGATCCTGCAGCACCTGTCGGGCGAGTATGGCCGCGTCTCCAACGAGCGCCTGGTCAGCGGCATGGGCCTGGTCAACCTGCACCGGGCACTGAGCGCCATCGCCGGCGAGGATCCGGGCCCGCTCAGGCCCGCCGACATCACCGCGCGTGCCCGCGAAGGCGACCCGCGCAGCCTGCGCACCATCGACATCTTCTGCGCGGTGTTCGGTGCCGCAGCCGGCGACCTCGTGCTGACGCTGGGTGCCTGGGACGGCGTCTTCCTCACCGGCGGGCTGGTGCCCAAATTGCTGTCGTCGATCGCGCATTCGG
Above is a genomic segment from Lysobacter sp. S4-A87 containing:
- the glk gene encoding glucokinase; the protein is MSVPSSAAAPPAADALLADIGGTNARFALARQDKRTPLLTESIREFSVADFPSLSEAARHYLDTTGASPRTGVFAVAGRVDGDEARITNHPWVISAARTRDALGLESVELVNDFAAQAMGASLLQVDDVVAIGAAGWDGHDDVDRTFAVIGAGTGLGVGGLLRRDGRYYPLQTEGGHVSFAPNTPEEIEILQHLSGEYGRVSNERLVSGMGLVNLHRALSAIAGEDPGPLRPADITARAREGDPRSLRTIDIFCAVFGAAAGDLVLTLGAWDGVFLTGGLVPKLLSSIAHSGFRQRFEHKGRFSAVMARIPTLAVIHPQPGLLGAAALAQHTRP